From the Prochlorococcus marinus str. AS9601 genome, the window CTTTTCTTTTATTAAAGTCGCCTTTAAAAAGCCTTACACACTTACCATTCATTAAATCAATTGCTGGTATTAGGTCCATAGAATCATCCTTTTCATTAATTACTTATTAGTAGTACTATTCAATATGTAATTCTATTTAAGATTACTACTTCAGTTAAACATTTTTTGAATATGAAAATTCTTGTAATGGGTGGCACTAGATTTGTTGGCAAGTCTTTGGTTGGAAAGTTATTAAGTAAAAATTATGATATCGATATTTTCACGAGAGGTAATAAAAGTAATCCTGAAAAAACAAATTTAATTAAGGGTGATAGAAATAATTCAGTAGATATCCTCAAGCTAAGAAATAAAAAGTATGATGTTGTTTATGATATTTCTGGAAGAGAGTTAGAACAAACCAAACTTCTTATAGAAAATTTAGATAACTCTTTCCAAAGATATATATATGTCAGCTCTGCAGGAGTTTATAAAGATAATTCTGAACTACCCTTATCCGAAGTTGATCCAATTGATCCAGATAGTAGGCACAAAGGAAAGTTTGAGACAGAAAATTGGTTAAAAAAACAAAAAATTCCTTTTACAAGTTTTAGACCTACTTATATTTATGGACCAGGAAATTATAATAAAATTGAAAATTGGTTTTTTGAAAGGTTA encodes:
- a CDS encoding NAD-dependent epimerase/dehydratase family protein, producing the protein MKILVMGGTRFVGKSLVGKLLSKNYDIDIFTRGNKSNPEKTNLIKGDRNNSVDILKLRNKKYDVVYDISGRELEQTKLLIENLDNSFQRYIYVSSAGVYKDNSELPLSEVDPIDPDSRHKGKFETENWLKKQKIPFTSFRPTYIYGPGNYNKIENWFFERLFTKKSIPIPGDGSLITQLGHVSDLTDVMIRCINFENSKNNIYNCSGEKGVTIKGLIYFCANVLGLKQNEISLRTFDYQKLDPKSRKGFPIRLNHYQTDISKIKRDLEWAPTFDLLNGLKDSFVNDFNNKKSEEFDENSDNILFNS